In Candidatus Binataceae bacterium, the DNA window GCAATCTCGAGCGCACGCGGCGTGGCACGCACGTGAAAGCCGGTAGCGAGATCGTGCAACGAGTCGCCCGCCATCGCGGCCGCCGTGCAGACCACGGCGCCGGCCGTGATCGCGAGATGCGGCCCGATAGCGGCCGGCACGCCCCAGAGCTTGAGCATCAGCGCAATCGCGAGCAGCACAATGATCGTCACGCCGGAGACCGGATTGTTCGAGGCGCCGACGATGCCGGTCAGGTAGCCGGCGATCGCGGTGGCGAAGAACCCGATGAAGGCGAGCGCCAGCGCGAGCACGCCGCTCAGCAGCGGGTTGCCGGACAGAAGGAAACAAATGACAAAGATGGCGGGGATGGATAGCGCGACTGCGCCGAGCACGGCGGTGGTCGAAAGGTCCCGCTCCTCGCGCGCGGGCGCGGCGAGATGCGAGGTGCGCGCCATGCGCAGGCTTTCGACGAGCGCGCGCCGGATCGGTGCGCGCAGCCGCCATAGCGTCGCGACTCCTCCGACCAGCATCGCGCCCACGCCCAGATAGCGCACCTGGCCGCTCCAGATCGCCTGTGCCGCCGCCTGCGCGTCGAGCGGGCGCAGCTCCGGATGCGCCGCACTCAGGACCGGGATTGCCGCGAGCCATGCGATCGCGCCGCCGAGGAAGACGAGGCTCGCGATGCGCACGCCAACAAGGTAGCCGACGCCGAGCAGCGCCGCCGAGACGTCGGCCGCACCCGCCAACGCGCGGCTCCCGACCCATCGCGCGGCGGTAACGGCGCCGGGCACGACGCCAGCGATATCCTGCATCGCCTTGAGGGCCGCCGCGGCCAGCCCGCCGCATACCAGCGGCATGGCGCTCGCGCCGCCGGCCTCGCCCGCGCGCAACACCTCGGCGCAGGCGACGCCCTCGGGGAACGGCAGGCGCTCCTCGACGACATAAGCGCGGCGCAGAAAGACGACCAGCAGGCTGCCCATAGTGCCGCCCGCCGCGCACAGCATCGTAACATCGCGCCACGACAGCGCAGCACCTGGTCCGAGCACGATCAGCGCAGGGAACGTGAAGATCGCGCCTGCCGCGACGGCTTCGCCCGCGGACGCAATGGTCTGCACGACGTTGTTTTCGAGGATGGTCGAGCCGCCGAGTGCGCGCAGCACCGCCATCGAGATGACGGCCGCCGGGATACTCGCCGATACCGTCATCCCGGCATACATCCCGAGGTAGGCGTTAGCCGCGCCCAGGATGAGCGCGAGGGTAAGGCCGAGCACGATCGCGCGCGGGGTTATCTCGCGTAACGGCACGTCGGCGGGCGCCGGATGCGCGGCGGCTGGACGCGTCACGCGCGGCCCTGCCGGACGGCGCGGCGCAAGAAGGTCGCGATTGCGGAAAGAGTGAGGTAGGCGAGGCCGCTCACCTGTTCGCGGCCTGGTTGGAGTCCGGATCGACGTGCCGCTGGCCCTGCGCGTCCCATCCCTCGATCCCTTCCACCATCACGCTCACGTTGGTGTAGCCCGCGTTGACCGCCCGCCGGGCGGCGTCATGGGAAGCCATTCAATGGGGGTTGGCGCAGTAAAAGACCAGCCGCGCGGCTTTGTTGGGCGGCAGTTCGGCCGCGACGTCGTAATGTTCGGGCGAGGGCAGCAGATGTGCGCCGGGGATGACGCCGTACACCTCGCGCTCGTGCGCGACGTTGGCGTCAAAGATAAAGACGTGCGCGTCGGGATCGCCGCGCAGCGCCGCGAGGTCGCGCACGTGGATAAGCTTGAAGTTGTCATGCTCCGGAGCGTTGCCGAGCAGCGCATTGAGCTTTCGCCAGGCCGAAGAGCCCACATCGCCGGCCGACGCCGGCGCTGCGAGGAAGCCCGCAGCCGCGAACAGTGCAATCGACGCGATCCACCGACGCATGGAGTTATCCCTTGCGGCTTTTACGCGATAACGCGACGATAGCATGCGCGCCACAAAGCGGCCAAGGCGCGGCACGCCCGCGAACCGTCGCCAGGGATTCGCATCGCGGCCATTATTGTCTATGCTCCCATTGCCCGGCGCGGTCGCGGGTGAGGACGTGCCGCGATGCGGCCGCAACCGCTGATACAATCGGAGCACGGTGACGGATGAATCCGGAGCTTGACAAGGATGAGTGAAGAACTGCGCGCGCGGGCCAAAAAATGGCCCAAGGGAAACCATTACGAGGATTTCGAGATCGGCCGCGTCTATCACCATCATTGGGGCCGTACGCTCAACGACGGCGACAACAGCCTGTTCTCGACCCTGACCATGAGCTTTAACCCGCTGTACTTCAACGCCGACTACGCGCGGGCGCACGGCCACGACGGGGTGGTGCTCAATCCGATGCTGGTGTTCCTGACCGTCTTCGGGCTCTCAGTCGAGGACCTCAGCGAGGCCGGCGGACTTTTCCTGGGCGTGGACGAGCTCAGGTTCCATCGCTCAGTTTATCCCGGCGAGACGCTGACCGCGCGCTCGACCGTGCTCGAGAAGCGCGAGTCGAGCAGCCGGCGCGACAGCGGCATCGTCACCTGGCATACCGAGGGCTTCGACCGCCGCGGCGAGCTCGTGATCGATTTTCGCCGCACCAACCTGGTGACCAAGAGGACTGCCCAGCCATGAGCTACATGACCGACGAACGCAAGCTGATTCAGAGCACCGCGCGGGAGTTCGCGATGAACGAGGTCCTGCCGGTCGCCAACAAGCTCGATCCCGAGCAGGGCGACATCCCGATGGAGTTGCGGGACAAGATGGCCGAGCTCGGTTACTTCGGGATCCTGATTCCCGAGGAGTACGGCGGCCTGGGGCTCGGCGTGTTCGAGTACGCGCTGGTGACCGAGGAGCTTGCGCGGGCGTGGATGAGCGTGGCGAGCATCATCGCGCGGGGCAACTCGCTGTGGGGCGGCGTGACCGAGGAGGACAAGCGGCGCTACTTTCCGAAGATTGCACGCGGGGAGTGGTTGGGCGCCTTCTCGCTCTCCGAGCCCGACGCCGGCTCCGACCTCGCCAACGTCTCGTGCCGGGCGACGCGCGAGGGCGATCAGTGGGTGATCAACGGGAGCAAGACCTGGTGCACGTTCGCCGACGGCGCCGATTATATTGTACTGTTTGCGCGTACCTCGCCGTCGCCCGATCCCAAGCGCCGCCACGTTGGGATCAGCCAGTTCCTCATCCCCAAGGAGCGCGGCAGCTTTCCGCCCGGAATCAGCGGCGCGCCGATCCGCAAGATCGGCTACTTCGGCTGGAAGACCTGGGAGCTGCACTTCGACAACTTCAGGCTCCCGGCCTCGGCGTTGCTCGGCCAGGAGGGGCGCGGCTTTTACGCGATGATGTCGGGGTTGGAGACCGCGCGTGTGCACACGGCGGCGCGCGCGATCGGACTTGCGCGCGGCGCGCTCGAAGATTCGCTGGACTACGTCAAGCGGCGCGCGCAGTTCGGCCGCCCGATTGGCGAATTCCAGGTGATCCGCTTCAAGCTCGCCGAGATGGCGGCCAATATTGAGGCCGCGCGCCAGCTGATGTACTTCGTCGCCACCGAGGTGGACAGCAAGCGGCGCTGCGACAAGGAGGCCTCGATGGTGAAGTGGTTCGCCTCCGAGATGGCCGAGCGTGTGACGAGCGAGGCCCTTCAGATCCACGGCGGCTACGGCTACACCAAAGACTTCGCGATCGAGCGCTACTGGCGCGATGCGCGGCTGACCAAGATTTTCGAAGGCACCTCGCAGATCCAGTTGCGGGTGATCTCGGACCGGTTGCTGGGGCCGCTGGAATAATGGGGCCGGGGGTGTAATGGAAACAAGCGGATCTGCGCCGGCGGTGCATAACCTTACCGCGCGCGACAATTACTTCGAGGATTTCGACGTCGGCGATGTCTACGAGCACGCGCGCGGCAAGACCGTCGGCGAGATCGACAACGTGCTGATCACCAATTTGGTGCTTAACACCGCGCAGGGCCATTTCAACGAGCACATGATGGCTTCCGGGCCGATCGGCCATCGCATCACCTTCGGCGGTGTCACCGCTTCGCTGGTGATCGGGCTGGCGATGCAGGACACGGGTGAGCAGGCGGTGGCCGAGCTGGGACTGGACAAGATCCGCTTTCGCACCCCGGTCCTGCATGGCGACACGCTCTACGCGTTTTCGGAAGTCGTCGACAAGCGCGACTTCGACGCGCGTGCGGCGGGCCGCCCCGATCTTGCGCACTACCATCCGGGCGAGGTCGGCGAAGTGCGCTTCCGCCATTGGGGCGTCAATGAGCGCGGGCAGGTGGTTTTTGAAGGCGAGCGGCGCGTGCTGCTCAAGCGCCGCTCGTTCGTGCCGCGGGCAGCGAAGCCGCCGGCGGCGGCAGCGCGCGCGCACAAGAGCGCGGCGCGGGCGCGCAAAAGGCGGTCGGCGGCGGGCGCGCGCGTGGCGGCGAAAAAAGGCGCCGCCGCGCGGCGGCGGCGCAGGTAGGCTGCCGGCGTTGCGCGACGCGGGCGGTCAGGGAAGGATTACAGCGATGCGACTACGCAGGTCGGAACTCTCCACCCCGGGCAGCAACGAGCGCATGATCGAGCGCGCCGCCAAAAGCAGCGCCGACCTGGTCTTCCTCGACCTCGAAGATTCGGTCGCGCCCAGCGAAAAAGTCGCCGCGCGCGCGAAGGTCATCGCCGCGCTCAACAATCTCGACTGGGGCAGGAAGACCCGCGCCGTGCGGATCAACAACGTCGAGACCGAATACGCCTACCAGGACGTGATCGAGCTGGCCGAGAAGGCGGGCGACAAGCTCGACGTGATCATCATTCCCAAGGTCAAGACGCCACGCGATTTGTGGTTTGTCGATACCCTGCTCTCCGGGATCGAGATGCGGCTTAAGCGCAAGAAGCGGATCGCGCTCGAAGTCCTGATCGAGGAGGTGCAGGCGCTGATCAACGTCGAGGAGATCGCGCGCTGCACGCCGCGGCTGGAGGCGATAATTTTCGGCCCCGGCGACTTCAGCGCCTCGCAGGGCGTGCGCTTCCCGGCCAAGGGCGCACCCGGCTACCCGGGCGACATGTGGCACTACGCGCGCAACAAGATAGTGGTCGCCGCGCGCGCCGCCGGCATCGACGCCATTGACGGCCCCTTCGCCGATTTTCACGATCCCGAGGGCTACCGGCGCGAGGCGACTTGGGCGTCGATCCTCGGCTTCGTCGGTAAATGGGCGATCCATCCAAGCCAGATCGACCTCGCCAACGAGGTTTATTCACCGACCAGGGAAGAGGTGGAGCGCGCGCGCAAGCTCGCCGCCGCCTACGCCCAGGCCGAGGCCGAGGGGCTCGGCGCGGTGACCTACGAAGGCGTAATGATCGATGTCGCCTC includes these proteins:
- a CDS encoding oligopeptide transporter, OPT family; translated protein: MTRPAAAHPAPADVPLREITPRAIVLGLTLALILGAANAYLGMYAGMTVSASIPAAVISMAVLRALGGSTILENNVVQTIASAGEAVAAGAIFTFPALIVLGPGAALSWRDVTMLCAAGGTMGSLLVVFLRRAYVVEERLPFPEGVACAEVLRAGEAGGASAMPLVCGGLAAAALKAMQDIAGVVPGAVTAARWVGSRALAGAADVSAALLGVGYLVGVRIASLVFLGGAIAWLAAIPVLSAAHPELRPLDAQAAAQAIWSGQVRYLGVGAMLVGGVATLWRLRAPIRRALVESLRMARTSHLAAPAREERDLSTTAVLGAVALSIPAIFVICFLLSGNPLLSGVLALALAFIGFFATAIAGYLTGIVGASNNPVSGVTIIVLLAIALMLKLWGVPAAIGPHLAITAGAVVCTAAAMAGDSLHDLATGFHVRATPRALEIAVLVGALASSLVMAPVLNLLIGGYGIAGTPTARAGALAAPQAFLMAKVAQGVFAGGLPWTTVAGGAILASVLVIVDRALERAGSQWRTPVMPVAIGLYLPFGLSVTILLGALARAVRREGGESESSAGVLLAAGLVAGEALMGVLSGALVTTGVKLPLF
- a CDS encoding MaoC family dehydratase yields the protein MSEELRARAKKWPKGNHYEDFEIGRVYHHHWGRTLNDGDNSLFSTLTMSFNPLYFNADYARAHGHDGVVLNPMLVFLTVFGLSVEDLSEAGGLFLGVDELRFHRSVYPGETLTARSTVLEKRESSSRRDSGIVTWHTEGFDRRGELVIDFRRTNLVTKRTAQP
- a CDS encoding acyl-CoA dehydrogenase family protein — protein: MSYMTDERKLIQSTAREFAMNEVLPVANKLDPEQGDIPMELRDKMAELGYFGILIPEEYGGLGLGVFEYALVTEELARAWMSVASIIARGNSLWGGVTEEDKRRYFPKIARGEWLGAFSLSEPDAGSDLANVSCRATREGDQWVINGSKTWCTFADGADYIVLFARTSPSPDPKRRHVGISQFLIPKERGSFPPGISGAPIRKIGYFGWKTWELHFDNFRLPASALLGQEGRGFYAMMSGLETARVHTAARAIGLARGALEDSLDYVKRRAQFGRPIGEFQVIRFKLAEMAANIEAARQLMYFVATEVDSKRRCDKEASMVKWFASEMAERVTSEALQIHGGYGYTKDFAIERYWRDARLTKIFEGTSQIQLRVISDRLLGPLE
- a CDS encoding MaoC family dehydratase; its protein translation is MHNLTARDNYFEDFDVGDVYEHARGKTVGEIDNVLITNLVLNTAQGHFNEHMMASGPIGHRITFGGVTASLVIGLAMQDTGEQAVAELGLDKIRFRTPVLHGDTLYAFSEVVDKRDFDARAAGRPDLAHYHPGEVGEVRFRHWGVNERGQVVFEGERRVLLKRRSFVPRAAKPPAAAARAHKSAARARKRRSAAGARVAAKKGAAARRRRR
- a CDS encoding CoA ester lyase encodes the protein MRLRRSELSTPGSNERMIERAAKSSADLVFLDLEDSVAPSEKVAARAKVIAALNNLDWGRKTRAVRINNVETEYAYQDVIELAEKAGDKLDVIIIPKVKTPRDLWFVDTLLSGIEMRLKRKKRIALEVLIEEVQALINVEEIARCTPRLEAIIFGPGDFSASQGVRFPAKGAPGYPGDMWHYARNKIVVAARAAGIDAIDGPFADFHDPEGYRREATWASILGFVGKWAIHPSQIDLANEVYSPTREEVERARKLAAAYAQAEAEGLGAVTYEGVMIDVASVRIIRNIIERADLIGM